The region ATTTCTGGTCTTCTATCAGGGTTGGCGTCCCAGCATCGCTTCATCACGTTGGCAAGTGAGCTTGGGCAACATCTGGGTATCTCCGGCCTCAAGTTCTGTGTAGGAAAACATTGTTCAGGGATAGAACGAGCTTAAGACATGGCTCATATTGTTTTAATTCTAGGGAATTAAACATTTACCTGACGAACGACTGCTGAAGTCACCTCCGAGAAACTAAGGTCCGGATATGGCATATCACAACAATATATCTCCCACAAACAGATGCCAAAACTGTATACATCACATTTCCTGTTGTAAGGATTTCCATTGAGAACCTGCAAATTATGTTTAAGGTTTGTTATTCACTGTCTTTTTAATTCAGCCTTAGCTCTTTTGTAGAGAGAAAACGACTTTTCTTTTACCTCAGGAGCCATGTAACCAAGGGTCCCAGTCTCCCCCGTCATGTCATTAGGATTCGAGGCTTCAACACGAGCAACACCAAAATCTGCAATTTTGACTGTACGTGTCTTATCTAAAAGCATATTTTCCGTCTTCACATCTCTGTGAACAATCTTCTCGGAATGAAGGTAGCTTAACCTGAAAAGtgagaaaacaaaaaaactcaTGCCATTAGCTGCTTCTCCACTCCACTCTCAATCTGATAGCGAAGAAACAAAATAAATGTATAGTCGTACCCTCTAGCAAGATCGAGTGCCATTTGCACAACTACTTTAAAAGCTAGCTTCTTTCTCCTGTTCTTTATGAGGTAAGATTTTAAGGCTCCTCCTGGAAGATACTCCACAACGACACAACATATATTACTTGGCATGCCTATATGACCATTTTCAGTTTGAATGTTAAGATCCGTAGCGCCCATCGTTGCCCCTATAAACTGCAAACAGGTTTAGATAAACGTTAGAACAATTCAAGGAAAAGTTACTCTAAATGTAGGAAATAACAATAATCAGATACCATAACAATTTGATGCTATTGTTATCCAAGctaatatgaaaataaatatttaccttTGTTACGTTAGGATGATCGAGTTTGTGCCACACAACAACTTCTTGAGTAAAAGCTGACCTTAGAGCTTGTATTTCAGCCTCTGTCCTGTGGCCCTCTTCTCCCCAGTCCAGCAGTTTAACTGAGGATCGAAAAAAGCTACCAAGATGTTAATGATAAGGAAAATTAATTCCAAGTACACTAAAGACCAAAGGGGGCAACGACTAGAAGTGGCAAAGCATCTAACTGTAAGGACTTAACTTCGAATCACAGTGAAAATAACTAGAAATCCATCCACCGTTAACGTACTGTGATATTGTTCTCGACTGATTTTCTGGTTGAAgatagtatatattttcatATCAATCTTTCatctgattttattttatttttctaaagttCTTTTTGTTCAATACACAACAACATGGTTTCTGTCATTAACAGGGTATAAAGTTTAAGGTAAGCCAACAAGAAAGTGGTTTCGACATATTCTCCCAATACTATAGAACGCATAAATGGAAGGAAAAGTCCAACGTATGTGGGCACCGAACCTAGAAGCTCGTAGTTTTCAATCTTAACAATCACCACTAGCTATAACTAAAGCTACTTTTCGATTTAACTTTTTGTGGATCCAGTGATAATCATCAGGACTTTCTGGTTGAAATAGTGCACCCATCCTTATCAGGAGTTGGTACCTCCACTTCGTTTTAGTTATCACCTTAGGCCGGCAGGCAGATCAATCCCTTTCCTCTTTTTTGAGTTAATCAATGATCATTCAATTAGTCAATTCCATAAAGTATGATCAGATTGCCATGAAATGAATAATACCGAAAAGATGAAGTAAAAGCCACACATTCTTGAAGGCTTCGAATGGAGACCGCACAACCAAGGTGATGTTTATCTTGGGTAGGTTTCGTGACAGCCGACTTTTGAGGTCAAAAATTTTACATCTCTAAATCCTACAGAATGACAACATCCAACTAGGTGGAAACTTTACAAACTGATTGAATCTCAGTAATTACACAAAGCTTATGTGAGATCATGGCTAAAAGTGCTTGCATCTCAGTAATCTTCAAGGTGGAAACTTTACAAACTGATTGAATCacaagaaagttttcaacaattCAATCCAAACCCGTGCTATGAGTCACGGACTCCATAAGAATGCATTGATTTCTCTACTCCATCCAACCACCCCACAAAAGAGGCATGAAGCATTAAAACTAGACTTGTCAAAAAAGGCAAATTGGATTCATCCCTCTCAAAAACACTATCTTCCACCACTACAGTTTAATCAGCCATCAATAAACTAATACAAAATCAAATCTTCTGCACAAAAAGTAGATTACTTTTTATCTAAATTCAATCAGATTATAACTAGAAACAAAACTAAAACCTAGAATCGCTTTTGATGCATTATTCCACTTGAGTCTCAGATTCATCAAGAGTTGAAAAATAGTGGTAGGGCCAAAAGGGAATGGACAAAAGTAGAAAACACCCcacaaaatgacaaaaagatttgattttgaaaCAAGGGTTgaactttaaaaaaaaggaaaaaattcaAGAAAGGCGGTGGTGACTGACCGGCGACATCCTGGCCGTCGTAAACGCCGCGGTGGACGGTCCCAAAGGTGCCACGTGCGATGACGCTCTTGATGATGAGTTTGGAGGGGTCAATCTCCCACTCCTGCCGCTGCCTTCGGGAGGTGGTGGTGATGGCTGGAGcgacggcggcggaggtggtggtggcggtggagtAATCTTCTTGATTCTTCCTCTTGTTCTTCTCCATTGTCCACGCCCTGTTCAAATGGCGCTCCAGCTGCTCGTCTAAGCTCTTCAAATCAATCTGATCCGCTCTCACAAACCCATCGCCGCTCTTCTCCATTTCTTCTTCCTActgcgtgtgtgtgtgttttcaagattggatttttatagCCGGAATGGTGAGGTATATATACTGAAACACCTGTGTATATGCATGCGGCTTTGTAGTTTTGTTGGAGTGTTGAGTTTGAGGGAGCAGGTTGAGAGAGAAACAGAACAAATAATTGGAGGTGGAGGTGGGAAAAGTGTGTGCGTTTCTTGGCTGTGTTCGACCATAAAgaacttttaaattttattgaaaagccagtatactaaataaataatcttattaacttattgttttttatattctactatttattttataaaaatatactgATAAGAAAATTCTAGGTCTAACAAATGAATCGatatattatactactactatatatttgAATTGAAATCACACACTGATACACAATCTACTGTGAGTAAAATTTCTTTGTAAAATTAACAACAAAAAAGATCGAAAATCTTCAAAGTTtgcaaaatttaattcatgCAAAGCTCTATTAATCCCATATATATGTAATTTGTCAATATTCTTCACATAAGAACTGGAATATCAATTAAtcgaattattaaaaaattaaatttccccatgtaaaaatgattaaatgagtcaatataaatttaaatacatCCAGAAGAAATGGGCCTAGTATATCCATTACCTATGGGCTTTGGTGGCCCAACCTACAAacttagaaaaaataaatttcacttGATTTGCTGTGTGTTTCTGCAATTGTGAGacttttgatttgttttatgttttttgAATTGTGAGTGAATTATGGGAGATGGTGAATAATTTCattattcaaaaatatttatgacAAGTGAATATAGAAAAAATTACTATGAAACTTAGTAATTTGGAACTACATCTAACTTATGCAACTATGCAAGACCTTGCCTGCAAACAATTGTCCCTAACTGGGCCGGGCTTCGAAGACGAATTGAGCCTTAATATCAATCACTTCAGACCAAACTCTATTACGAATTTATGAGGTTGCGAtcatttaaatgaaattttatgtGGGCTAGCCTATACATATAATGTGCGATTCTTTGAACTACTACTCGAAAATCCATTATTTTAatgttaataataaaaaaattgtaacaaACAATAACTAGTTATTAGTACAAAGTAAAGTTAGAGTAATTAAAGTTAAAATAGACAAAGAATGATGCAAACGTGAAGCACAATGAAATGGATCATGGAATGTCAAGTGTATTTATCCACCACGTACATGAAGTACTTTATAAGAACACCGTTGGTGATGACTATTTCTTGCGATTCTTGCATTGCTATTTCTAATAGTATTGCACACAAATTCATACCGTATAGCGTAAGAAATTTCAGAAATAATATATAAGTGCGTTTGAACTCTATTTAATTAGAAGTTCTGTTAAGagtaatttcaaaataaatcttGAAGATTTGCTGATGGATCACCTAAAACAAAACCTAAAATacactcacaacaaaataaaataatcttataaaCATGAGCAATTTTAATAAGTGATGGTGGGGTCCATTATACATCTTTGTGAGTGTGTTTTAGGATTTGTTTTAGGTGATCTCTTCTGGAAGACTTGATCCAAAATGATAATATCAATTAATGTGAAGTTTGGATATGGATTGGACCCCAAAGAATAACCTTGATGACACGGAGTCGAATGTGAACCTTAATAAGCTTCATATATTGTTGTGTGGTGGACACACATGAGGTCATGGGGGACCTTAATTGAGACCCCAGTTAtatcaaatttatatatggagtCATGTTATATATTCATATAATATTTCTTATAATATAATGTAGTGCAATTGGTTTTCAGACTAGTGTCTGAGATATTTGGGGTTTGAATTCAGTTATAGCCTTTGTTGTTTTTCTCATTGCTATTTGTATTTACTAAtctatttttcttgattttttatttataatttttttatttccttacACAAGTAAATTTTTGTTTTTCTCATTGCTAGATtgcttcatttttaattttcttacaCAAGTAGATTTTTGTTTTTCTAATTGCTAAACTAATTCATCCTTTTTGATTCTCATAGCTAATTCAACTCTCTCTGTCCATCAATATAAGGCCAATTTTGatcggacacgagttttaagaaatatagtagaAAGTTAGTaggtgggtcctacttttatatattagttttatattgattttatatattagttttatattgaaatgtgagtgaaataaagttagtggaatgtaagatCAATTATCAAAACTAgtaaaaaatcaaatatgacatttattggtggacgggcaaaaatggaaaaatatgacaCTCATTATGGATAGAGGGAGTAGCTAATAgttattgatttatatttttacttatacttgtacatatatattttttttattttccttcccatacttgtaattttgtaaTCCCTCCGACCTACtccaaatattattttttttcgtttAGTGGGTCATTGACATAAATTCTAAGTCGGCAGACATGTAACTTTACCATGAAAATGTTTTACCACGTGGGTATTACTTTTGTTGAATGGGTCCATATAATTTTATGGTTGGTAACTTGGAAACAATTTATATGTACATCATATTTTACGGTTGTTCACTTAGAAACAATTAATTTATGGTATGGTATTATTAgtataatagtactattatacATACGTGCTTTTGTTGTGGACTTGTGGCTTCATAAGACGACAACGGTGGAGAAGTATCGCCGTCCATGGCCATCGAATACTGCGAGCAGCCCCGTCTGGAGGAGCTGCTGCGGTGACGGTGAAGTTCGCGGGCTGGACGGCGGCACCTGACAGCAACGAGAGGCTGCCCCGATCGACGACAGGGGCGGTAGCTGCGCGGCAGACAGGTGTCGATCCTGCATTGCAATCGGGCAGCAGCACGGAGGGAGAGCCGACCGAGACAATGGCTGACGGCGACTGAGAATTTTCTGAGAGAGAAGGGGATAATCGTAGTGAATAAATTGAGAAGAAagagaagagggagagagaagccAGGCGATGAGAAAGAGAATTGGCGGCGTGACGGCTCACGGAGCTTGAGTGCGCGATTTGTCGCAGCAGTGCCGATGGCAGCAATGGTGAACGGAGGCGGCGCAAATCgctgagagagagaaagagaagagaagaatTGGCACCGAATTTATGAGAGGAAACTGAATTGAGGTGCCtgtgagaaagagaaagagtgcGACGTGAATTTGGGGATTTTCCAGATTGTGATTTGAGAGAAAGTTGTGAAAGGGGGGGAGGATGATGGAGATTGCAAGTGCTGTGAATTTAGAGGGTGTTAGACCGTGTTTTTGAAAGAGAAAAGGAGAGTTGAGCCTCATTTACTAGTGGGCTTGTTTTGACTAATGGATTGATCAAGGTAATTAAAACAAGTTTTAGTTGGTTTGGTTTTAATTAGGCTGGGCCGATGACATAAATAGTTAGAATGTAGATTTCTTTGGGCTAAGCTGGATCAAGTGATGTGGGCTGACTTTGTGATTAACACACGAGGATTTCAGAATTTctaaagtctaatttttttatattatgttcTTCCATAAAAGGGTGAATTTTTGCAAGCTATTTGAGAACGGAACGAAAAGACGAGTTGAGgatttaagagaacgaggtgggctttctttttaaaataagagttatgccctaagtatatttttatgtgaaaatgattttatgaatatttgtcatgccgtgttttgttttttatggAACTggtctgatgtggcttttgccatctatGGTTAATCGAATTGGGGTCTGACTAGAGTGGGTCTCtaatcaggctagtgtacacctatgggagatcgtgcgctatctcttcgagttggccggtctagtgacttggaatgtggcttCATTCCTTGTCATTagtggttcagatatggtagacatctatggaaAAATGTTTaatcaaccgaattttacagCAGAAATAATTTTAGAGTTTTGggcattttcaaagttaaaaccccgaggtcactcaatggtgaaatgataaatactttttgtaaaatgtttttggcataagtccactgagtgcatcaagtactcagccttgcatatgttttaaaaatatgcagGTTGAACTGTGACGAACGCGGTGAGTGTTGAGCAGAGCAGGTGAAGATTTGTGTTTGCTTTTAAAtgttctgaatatattatgtcttcatacataatattattcttctctcgaatgcttccgctgaatgttgtttcttttgagttcgcgTATTACtgagatatttttatttgtagttgttaattgttgaaatgatactctgattttattcgagctatttcCATTTATTCCACGTCCTAGTAAAACATAAATATCAGGTGAGGAAATGAGTTGagttgaaaaagaaaatatacatACTATCCTACCACAACAATAATTTAAAGTGATcacgaagaaaaaaaaaattgatgtaaAGAATCACCACCTTATCTTTCTCTTCTGGACTTGGACCAGAACAACCTGTTTGAAAGCTTCCTCCACAGATCCAATTGCGATCCCAACAAATAAAGATTCACCATCAAGCATTGATAAACCCTAAATGTTTAAGCAATTTAAACCAAGTTTGAATTAGTTATGTCCTTTAGGCACAATAACTGAAGTCTATCAAGTACTCTATAATAAGCTAATTAACAGCGTACATTCTCAAAAGAGTAAAAACCAAAATTGATCCTGAACATAggctcattttacgattttggttataaactttatcttttgaatttttacatCCAGAACATTttaactcggatcacaatcggtCCTGCACTAACTATTCCGTCAATTGCTAACAGTCAACGGAATTTAGTCccgattttgaccaacttaagcATGTTAATTCCGTTGGTCAAACAATCCCATCAAATTTTGCCAGATCCAGCATCTGAACGACTTCCTTAGCGTGCAACTAGTGTTTGGTTTCTAAATATCATGATAAACCCCAACACATCAACAACCACAATTTTTCAAATTCATCGACTATAAACACAAAAGGAAAGAGACGAATGCCAAATTGAGAAAATATTCCGTGGACCTTCCACGTCAAAGTGTCATTATGAAGTGATATACTCAACCATTTAATTTTTgacaaatggaaaaataaataactcACATCCAACTAGACATGCCAACTAATAGAGTTATTTTTAGAAGATATTCATTAAACCACTTTTATAGAAGATATGCATTAAATAGCTTTTATA is a window of Salvia splendens isolate huo1 chromosome 3, SspV2, whole genome shotgun sequence DNA encoding:
- the LOC121797192 gene encoding serine/threonine-protein kinase STY13-like isoform X2, which produces MKIYTIFNQKISREQYHSTLTVDGFLVIFTVIRIKLLDWGEEGHRTEAEIQALRSAFTQEVVVWHKLDHPNVTKFIGATMGATDLNIQTENGHIGMPSNICCVVVEYLPGGALKSYLIKNRRKKLAFKVVVQMALDLARGLSYLHSEKIVHRDVKTENMLLDKTRTVKIADFGVARVEASNPNDMTGETGTLGYMAPEVLNGNPYNRKCDVYSFGICLWEIYCCDMPYPDLSFSEVTSAVVRQNLRPEIPRCCPSSLANVMKRCWDANPDRRPEMDEVVTMLEAIDTSKGGGMIPNDQAQSCLCFRKRRGP
- the LOC121797192 gene encoding serine/threonine-protein kinase STY13-like isoform X1, which produces MEKSGDGFVRADQIDLKSLDEQLERHLNRAWTMEKNKRKNQEDYSTATTTSAAVAPAITTTSRRQRQEWEIDPSKLIIKSVIARGTFGTVHRGVYDGQDVAVKLLDWGEEGHRTEAEIQALRSAFTQEVVVWHKLDHPNVTKFIGATMGATDLNIQTENGHIGMPSNICCVVVEYLPGGALKSYLIKNRRKKLAFKVVVQMALDLARGLSYLHSEKIVHRDVKTENMLLDKTRTVKIADFGVARVEASNPNDMTGETGTLGYMAPEVLNGNPYNRKCDVYSFGICLWEIYCCDMPYPDLSFSEVTSAVVRQNLRPEIPRCCPSSLANVMKRCWDANPDRRPEMDEVVTMLEAIDTSKGGGMIPNDQAQSCLCFRKRRGP